atacTCAACTTTTTAATAGCTAAGCAGTCAGAAGTATCTGACAAAGACAATTATAACCCTACTCTAGTTTCTCTGAAACATTAGAGTACATATTTTCCCTATAATATAGCAGATGCTTGATATCTGAGAtttaaccaaatttttaaaatatatgtatccTAGTTGAAGTGTTGTTTCtcacataaatataataaattgttgGGAAATAATCCTTTACAGATACCTGAGTTCTGTAGTGTCAAGACATAACATATGTTTTCCCTTAATTTTAgtgattaagaaaatatttgcaaaacatttaCTATTTATTAATGTAGTCACACATAGTGCAGATATTtccaaacaaaatgtaaaaaaaaaaaaaaaaagaatttattaatgATGACTGTGAAGGGCAAATTGAGAACTTGGTTTTTGTGGAAAGAGGTATAATATGAAAAGAtgtccttcctcccttttcccccCTCTGTATTGGTGTCTTCAAGTAAATTAACACCCAAGACTAGTCACTGgagaatgattttgaaaattatgtcagagagaacaaatgtcttttaaatgGCACCCAAAGGGCTACAAACAGTTAATGAACCTGATATTCTCCATGATCCAGATTCATTTTAAAGACACCCCTTCACAGATGAGGTGTGTGGCTAATTATGTTTGCACATTTAGCTAGCTGCTTAGCCATGCAAAATGAGTGATATTATGAGCAGTGAGTCACCAACCATACCACCATATGGACATAATTTTCCAGAATATTGTATGTCTTTTTGTTTATGACAATGGGGTGtccttatgaaatttttaaaaatgctttttgtaaAGTCGTTTCTTTCCACTAAAGATGCTTACACtctctttttagattttttaagtggtgttaattattttaagatatccttttttaatgagttaaattaaaattttaatggagtTTAAGAACATAAATGGTCTACTTTATACATGCAATCCTCAGCAGAAGCTTCACAAGAGAGATCAGTGGAACTATGGGGCATCAttacaaaggagaaatcaaaaaaGACAAGAATATTTTAATCACCAAAGTATAAAGCAGGTAAAAGGTATATTTTATAACCATTTGATGTCAAGTTCTACTTGATAGGTTAAAAACTATCAGAATAGGACTAACAAGATCTTTTCTCTATGGATTCACGTTATGTCGAGATAGACAGGCAAAGAactttttatgtctgtttttgaGTTTataaggcattttatttttattttatttcctttttttttttcttttagtgctggagatcaaacctagggccaCATTATCTTTTCTACTCAATGTATCACACCTCCAAAACTACATGGTAAAATTCAGTATTCACTTTATTCATGCATTATAATCTTTGTTAACTGATAGAATGTTAACATTCAaccatcaaataaaaaaaattgtggacTAATATATTAACACAAATAATTAGGATATGAATAAAGTCCACAGGTTAAAATCACTCTAAATGAGTAATGTCTTTGGGCTAGTATAAGGGAAAAGTacaactaacatttattattataataaaaataatatgcaatgatatgaattattttaaaataccaaaatttacttttcatttacatATGTTGGTATTTCTATTAGAACTTCAAGATACTCGtgcaaaagatgagaaaatttcttctttatttcaaatCAGAGGTTCACTTACTAGCTCATATGCTATTATTGAAAatttaacacaattttatttttgaaaaataaaaattgggtgattttagaaaatattttgtcatattttgacACTTGTGTGAGCActtgtatgtgcacatgtgtgttaaTAAGTGCACAAATATATGCTAGTTAGTACTCTCCAAAGAGTATAAAGCATACATAGTTAAGTGGAAAAACATCAGGAAGGTCTCCATGAGGTATGGTTTGATCCAGGTTCACACATATGTGGGCTTCTAGCTTTCTGTCCCCAGGACTGTTTTTCTTTAGCTTTCAATCTTGGGCTTTCAGCAGACCTTCCAGTctcacatcatttttattttgatgatccCCAGAAGAAAACAGACACTAAGAGTGATGAAATTTTAAGTTGGGAATGAAGTTAATCATCACTAGTACATACATAGAAAGTGAGAATGGACAGTCTTTCACAGCAAAATTGACATCATATTTCCCCTAACACAGCAAATGCacattgaaaaaatattatttccactAATTGTTATAAGACAATACAAAATGTACAGATTGCAATGTAAAAGGGCCCCACCATCAAGGTACTTGATGGATCCATTTGACAGATCGTGTACTTTGATGTCTATTCTTTATATGACGTTTGCTTTGGAATCCTGGTTCTCTGCTGTCTAGCTGTCCTTTCTTATTATGTTATGCTGATTGATATTGAgtgctatttaatattttatcatttattcaattattcatAATTGGTCTACGATTACTCATTAATTATAGGAAATATTCTGTCTACagttgaacaaacagaagaataattatgaaattataaaatctgAAGTGTCTTGTTTTTAACACTGTTTTTCATTCTGATTGTGAtcacattttcctattttgtaCATCTAAAACTggcttagtattttttttctttttttcagtgactttgtcttatgtaaaggaaaaaaaatcatattgacTGAGTGGTTCCTCAGAAATAAATCATTacactaaagaaggaaagatggaagggctaatattaaaaagaatcaaacaaaaatatactTTGTTTGCTCCTCACCTTTGGgcttttttttgccttttaagtCCCTaagaatgacaaaaaaataacatttcatataTGAAGAATTTATTGGCTAGGAACAGACTTGATTTGTTCTATAGAAcaacattttcttatttgattttaaaaaatctttaaaatatagatttactctaatataaaaatgaattaatctgcttatattttaaataaagtcatcaataataaaaaagccCAAGGGTACAAGTTAAGGGGGGGGGTTATCACTTCTCTATTTTAGAACTAGAAATTTCAGTATTTACAAAatagttacattttatttttcaattatgaatatatattttatatatattgcatatatatacataatgaaacaCTATCTATTGCATTGGTGTTAAATTCTACTctaatatgaaacaaaatgtgtGTTCTCTACTCCAGAACTTTAGAAAAATACTTGTATGCTGACACATTGAGAAATGAAGcctttaaataatttcaaaatgttcaGACAGAACTTTTACTCATAATGATCTACCAAATGCCTCTAAATCCTTTAATGTTAACAACCTACAAAATTCTATGATGTTTTTTGTATATATGAGTTCATTTAACCCTTccagagaagttttttttttttttttaagtaatgaaacTAAGTTTAGATAGATTAAGAAAAATGGCCATTTTAGAGATATGAGAGGTGGATAAAAATAAAGTGGATACTTAAAAATTTCTATTAACCATCATAAATACAaagttttgttgttattattgttgttttgtgctgggaatcaaacctagcgTCTCTTGAATAATAGGGAAAcactgccactgagttatatccctggACCAATAAATTAGAAGTTTATTGATAACATCTTAGTGATAATTTTTATACTGTTTATATCATAGCAAAATTCTTATTAAATCAGTTGGTAGTAGTGAAAATTATTTCCAGTAATGtgattaatttcattcttatttaatcaTTAATTCTTTAATAAGAATCATTCTAAGtgaatgttattaaaatattgaaaatgcataaatttaagataaaattccatataaaaatatatttcaaagttatGACCACACCATCGCACAAGTTATGTATAGAAATATGCCTTTAGAGTTTACAGGAAGACCGTGATAACAAAGTAAATAACAATGTTAAAGGGCAAACCATGAATCTGGTTCTCTCACATTTGATAATTCCACTATGTTGTTCGAAGGTTTATTTGGAAAGTTTGGAACTATTCAAGTGGATAATTGAGTTTGGGGGAACGGAAATGATACAATTGTTATTAATTAAAGTCCTTGCCTGCGCCTCTATGGTGCTCTCAAACAAGATAGCattccccccacaaaaaagcagtcatttccaattttttttttcaaatatcttcttcTACAATATAGAAAGTAAACCACTATTTATTGTCTTTATAAAAGTGATTCACAACTTACAGGTATCATATACATCAAGATTTGCTTCATCTCTACGTTCTTAAGGACAACCTAACCTAACCATTTTTCCCTGCAAAATAAATGAGTGTGGATCATTTGAAAACAAGGGAGCAGTTATGACTTTGTTAAACTTGAAAGAAGCATTGGATTTTTATCTAATTTTGGAAACTTTTAACAATTAGGCGTAACACCAGGttgtatttaaacattttagatACTTAAGTAGATTTGTGTGCAAACACAATATATCCCGCTCTATTCCGAAGATCAAAGAGACTTTTGGAACACCCGCCCTTGGATGTCACTTGTCCCCCGAGGATTTTATGTGTTGAAATTTGGTCCACAGTGTGAAGTTAGGAGGTGGTGGGGCCTTGAAGAGGCGGGGGCCCTGTGGAGGGTTATTAGGGGTTCTGTCCACCTGAGGAGTTTAGACAGTTTTCCGGGGATCCCCATTTAATTCTAGTAAGAGGGCTGTTAGGAAAGAAGCAGGCTTGGACACTACCTTTCTCTTACTTTCTGTTTTGCCAAGTGATCAGTCCTACTGTAAGTATCCCTGCCATTATGATGTCATCTGCCTTGGGGTGACACAAGCGACAGTCACTTCACCAATGCTGGCACCAAGCCCGTGGGACTTTtggcctccaaaaccatgagccagcGGCCAGCGGAGCAGCGCAGCCCTTAACGCCTGACTTTCCCTACCCGCCGACAACATGTTCCAGTTCCTGCTTGGATTTACCTTTGGCAACGTGTTTGGAATGTATCTGGCTCAGAATTATGAGATGCCAAATGTGGCTAAAAAACTTGAAGagattaaaaagaactgggaaatcAAGAAGTAACCGCCTACGTCCTGAGGCTGGCTCCAGCTCTGCATTCTGGATACATCAATTCTACCACTCTTGTGGGCCTTCCAGACCACCTGATCTCAAAACTTTTGGATCCATCTCCAGCCTCTGCAGTTTTCTTCTTTGCTGGACTCTGTGCTGTCTCAGAGTAAAAATGGGACCACAAGTTAAGAACTACCCTTTGCATTTCCAATAGTCTCACCtctttccattctcttccttccagctgcttgggaggttcTAAGACTGGAATTATGGTGCTAGATTAGTAAAACATTGACCTTCATTAGTAGTTTCTCCCCTGTTCTTTGGAATTTTTGCTACCTTATGTCAAAAGCAAAATTGGTGACTTTTGTAGAAAGGATCAGATATAAATAATGCTGATTTCACAGTTTAGCAATTAAAATAGGTGCTTGATAAGcatttgatacatttttttttgtttcaaagaaattaaaattaaatctagAAGCCAGTTTCTGGTGaattatc
This genomic stretch from Sciurus carolinensis chromosome 12, mSciCar1.2, whole genome shotgun sequence harbors:
- the LOC124961136 gene encoding short transmembrane mitochondrial protein 1-like; amino-acid sequence: MFQFLLGFTFGNVFGMYLAQNYEMPNVAKKLEEIKKNWEIKK